CGCAGTTGTGCATAATGATGGGTATGCCAATCACGTCATATCAAAAAACGTAAATGCCCTTAAATACAGAAACATATAAAACAACTTATTAATCAATATCCTTTAACAAGGAATAACAAGAGATTACTTGACAATAAGATAATTACATAATTAcatatgaattatttttttcgaaatttttcaTAGAGAAAGATTATAACAAGCAGAGAAAACGGGTCACACATTTACgctttgtatttttaatatggGGTAGAAGGTGGTGTTTTTAAATAAGGTGGaaattttgtgtgtttttttttaatatggaTACCACAAATCTGACCACAAATCTGAGGGTCAGATTTGtggtttaaaattttttaaaaaaaatacaaatctGAGGGTCAGATTTGTAACCCTATTAAATCTGACCCTCAGATTTTTCTACTCCTCCAAATCTGAGGGTCCGATTTGTtactcaaaatttaaaaaaaaattaatccatATTCAAGAAAAATACACTAATGATCTATGATGATGAATTacacacaatttttttttcatataaaaaaaaattagcccaCATATTTAATGTTGATGGTTTGGATCGTCAGTTAACAACTACATGGTGTAAGATGCATCCGGCCCGCGGTTGGGGGCTATAATCGACCGTTCCGTGCCAAGTTGGCGTCACAGGTGTCAGTCAACAAGAAGGCCGTTGGGATGCGAGGACATGATGCCATTAGCAGAGAGGTGAATATGAACCCTCGTTGCGCACGGCTATTTCAAAAGCCAGTCTTTTACTCTCCCCGTGAACTATTGAACACACAATGTATTGATCCTCTTCCATAAGCTTGTCCTCCGTCGATGCACCGACGCCTCGATGTCACTGTGGCGTGAGGTCGCCAATCAGAACCGCTTGGAAATGTGACTATCCGGGCAGAAGGTTTTATGGATGTTATGGGTATGGAACCAGCAGGAAATGCTCGTTCTTTCAGTGGTACGATCCAGAGCCCCCGCCTTGTTACTCCGATGTCATTCGCAGGTTGCTAGAAACGAACGAGGGCATTAGAAGCGAGAACACGGAGTTGAAGAAGACAAGACAGGAACTCCTAGACGAGCTGCGTTCTTTGCAACAGAGTTTATATGAAACAAGGGCAGATCTGGAGGCCGCCATTTCAGCCTCTACGGTCATAGAAGACAACATGCTTGCGAGTGTCACGACGACGAGGAAGCGAGCTGTTTTGATCACCGTGCTGATATCCACGATCATTTTGTTGGTTTTTTTACCGGTGAAGATTGCTTGATGagaatttttatttgtaatttatttttttttgggtgtTCACGATTGGAAAACATAACTAGTTCAATGGATTTGTTTAGCCCTAATTGTTGCGTGGATTTGATTGCACTGGTACTGTCTTTTCAATCTAATAAGATAATTTTCATTTCGCATATTCATTCTACCAAGTATAATAAAACATGATACACATCAATCCATTCGAAAAGCATATTTTAAGCATGCCCGGAATACAAACAACGATACAACTGGTCCATATGTCCTCGCGACAGATTTACGCAATGAGTGCCTACCGCTTATATGATCGAATCACAGTAGCGGCCGCTCCATTAGGGAACTAGACAACCCACTCCCACAGTTATAACGTGCTGAAGGTTCATGTCACTCGGCCACTCACCATTGAATCCGGTGACTCTGTGTCggttaactaaattaatttgaaCCAACGAAATCTCCGTCAGAAAACCACCGTTAGCACCTCTTGCCCGTTTGTGATTGTTTTCGCGCACTGTGATCATACGATCACCCATGATCGTCACAGGATTCCATGGAATGCCATACTGACCGGCAACTCCTAGCTTGATGAACGGGACGACGCACATGGATTCCAAGTCAATCTTGCACCATATGGTCGATAGTCCTCAGTGCGGGGATCGTTCATAGCCGACCAGGTGTGGGATGCTGTCGAACACACGCAGTGCCTGCACGTGCTTAATTAAGCTATGGTTTAGCCTTATCTTGCTCAGAAGAAATGTGTCTGCATCCAACACTACCACATGCGTTGCAATTGTCAAACCACGTCCACCCCAGTTTACCCACCCGGCCTTACCAAGGTGAAAAGCTGAGCCCTCGTCAAGGTGAGTGAGACGCTGATCGTTCATATACGCGTGTTTCCAACTTCCATCTGCCGAATTGAAAACATTACAGTGCAAAAACCTGTCTAGCACGTGCCTCTTTGACATATGGACGACGCAGTAATTATCAGTTCCCGCCCGGTATCCAAACGCGTATCAGATGACGGCCTATTTAAGTAGTTTGTCGGCCAGATCGTCTAGTTGACGAGCGATTCACAGCAGCGGGTTCCATAACAGGAGTCTCAAATCAGGACCATTCGTGCTATACTGGACGCAGATCACACCGCAATCAGAGTCGATAACAATCCACCATCCACGGGGACCCAGTTATTCTGGCATTGGCGCGGCTACTCTTCCTCCGCCTACACAGTCCACAATGCAAAAAGCCTGGGTTGAACCGTACCTCTCCGGGTCACCAATCTGGAGCAACACCTTACGGTGTTTTTCAATGTTTGTGAGCGTGTTGTCTCTCCTAAATCTCTCGGAAGACAGTCGGACACGCCAGGTTGTGCTTGCGGTTCTGTATCTCGCCACCGTCTTCGGGTCAGTTCGAGTCAAAATCTCCATCAACAGATCGTTTGGAAGGATCTGCTCACCCATATTAGCCAACGAATCCGGAAATTGATTTTCCATACTCAAGTTGCTTTTCTTttcctatttattttttttctttcaatgcCATGAGTTAGACTAGCCACAACAATGGCAATCGAGTATATGGAAGCGTATAATATACAGTTTCCACATTTGCTGTATTATATAGTTGATTAGCGCGTAGCGTTGGGCATCATGGTTATTCTGACTATCTTGTTCCGCGGGCCGTCTGGAGCAGTCACTCACTTCACATCAAGAGACGTCAATTCcccttaaataaaataaaatattaaacatcatttttcaaaaaatatcgTGATATTAGGTGACAATAAATTCCATTTATTCTAAATTCAAAGAAGATGAAACGGAAGAGTCCTGCCACAATACCAAAGAAagcttttttaaattttttgtccGCGGTTCTGAGTCAGCAGATCGCCCCGAACCAACTCAACAGCAGTGCTCAGCCCGAATCCAATAATAAAGTTCCCGCACCCGCTCCAGATGAGGCCCGACTATCAACCTTATATTTGCTCGTCGTCCTCCTACACGCTGTGTTATCCCACTACTGTCGCTCCTTCGGCTCACCTTGGTTTGATGCATTATAAGAGGAGGATTTGGGAATTGATGGGTGGGGCTGTATGATCTGGATAGTGTTAACGGCTTAGCCAATAAACGAaataatgaatatatatatatatgcagtaaaaatagtgataaaatgataaaaaaaatacttagaaGGAATATATGCAGTAAGTTTTTCAGATGTAATATTGTCTGAAAATGTGGTAGAGGATCAATACTTACATCAGATGTTTCATTACGTAAAAATGGTGAGACTTGGAACATTGAGTGAGAATGACGGTGGAAGGCCAGTGCTTCTAGCAGACCTTGAATGAAAAGGGTGATGAACAGTCAGACCTTTATGGTTTGtgctttagggtttagggtttagggtttagggttaagGGTTTAGTGTTTAAGGTTTAcagtttatggtttatggtttagggtttagggtttagggtttgtgatttatggtttatggtttaagtttaagggtttagggtttagggtttaaggtttagggtttatgatttagggTTTGTGGTAGGGTTTATGGtatagggtttatggtttaggatttatggtttagggtttagggtttatggtttagggtttagggtttagggtttaggatttagggtttagggtttagggtattgggtttaggatttattgtttagggtttagggtttagggattATGGTTTATGgattatggtttagggtttagggtttagggtttagggtttatggtttagtgtttatgggtttaaggtttagggtttatggtttagggtctagggtttagagtttagggtttagggtttatggtttagggttcatggtagggtttagggtttatggtttagggtttagggtttagggtttagtgtctAGGGTTTAGGGTCTAGGGTTTAGGGtcgagggtttatggtttaaggtttatggtttagggtttagggtttagggtttagggtttagggtttagtgtctTGGGTTTACGgtctagggtttagggtttagggtttagggtttaggatttagggtttatggtttagggtttagggtttaggatttagggtttagggttcatggtttatggtttatggtttaggatttatgaGTTAAGGTTGGtggtagggtttagggtttatggtagggtttagggtttagggtttagggtttagggtctagggtttatggtttagggttagggtttagtatttagggtttagggtttattgtttatgttttagggtttagggtctatggttgagggtttagggtttagtttTTAGGGTTAAGGGTTtattgtttagggtttagggtttatggtttatagtttatggtttagggtttatggtttagggtttagggtttattgtttagggtttagggtttagggattATGGTTTATGgattatggtttagggtttagggtttagggtttaggttttagggtttaggatttagaatttagggtttagggtttagggtttagggtttagtgtttagggtttatgatttagggtttaggatttatgaGTTAGGGTTTGTGGTAGGGTTTAGGgcttatggtttagggtttatggtttagggtttagggtttagggtttagggtttagggtttagggtttactTTTTAGGGTTAAGGATttatggtttaaggtttagggtttagggtttagggtttaggatttaaaccaaagaaaaaaaattatgttgcACCAACTTTAATTTTTGGTCTACTAAAAAGGACACATGTCCATCAAACCTTCAATCTGAAATTATATCCAACGGTCGTTTTCCAGGACTTCATTGGAATGTCCACCTAAAACTAAACCCTGTGCTTTATCCTTTAAAAATAACGTAACCAGATTCGTGGGCAATGGTGCTCGTAACCGGGAGAGAACTAGATGCTACTAATCCGCGCACGATAGTGGAAAGCAACCTCCATCACTAATTTTGTCGTGATGCGCACGAGGCAAAACTTTATGACGCCCTAACCTAGAGCATGGGTAGTTGCAGACGAGAAGGTGTATATGTCAATTCGGGGTATGGGACAATACGCTTTCTATAGATATTTATGCTTTAAACAAGAATGGCACAACTTTGGACAAAAGGTTAATACGTAGACTGGGAAGGGAACCGGATAGCTAAAGGAAGCGAATGTATTAGCCATTTTGGCTTTGTCCCATCTCCCAACGAATGCCTTTTGACGATTTACTTGTGTAGGAAATTCAGCATTACACCCATCGCATATATAGCACGCAATCCCATGCCTCTACGAtataatgaattaaaataatgGGGGGAGGGGGTGGGGAAGACATGGTGTGACTTAGCGCCTGAGTGGAGGCCAGTCGATAGTTTTGGATTGATTTGACCGCAATGGTCACAGAATAAGTGATTGCAAAAGGAAGTTTTATAGTATAGTGTCACTCAGAACTTTCACTTTTGGATACGGAACAGACCATAAAACGAGCCCAAATAACAACGTACCATACGAGTGAAAGTTTTGTCGCGAGTTTGACGATTACGACAGATAGCCGTGACTCCATCCACAACACCTGAGTACCGTTAACATAGACGCATCACATTCCGTAAACGGAGGACAAAGCCTTCAGCATTTGCAAGTTCCTTTGCAATTAAATAAACCCACCTACCGTGCTAAACCATCAATATTcgaaacacaaaaaaaaaagaaaaacaatggGCGACGGTGAAGCACGCTCGAGCTCCGACGGTGACACACACAACAGGTTAGACAAGTTGCATTTATGACTTTTAGAATACAACAAAACGTAGTACGTTGCATATGCATGGTAGACGAATATTTGCATTAACAACCACGTACGGGGTACATGCAGGGACGTATGCGAAGAGGTCCACGACGCAGATACAGTTGAGCAGTCGCAGCCCCGGCAAGCGTCTGAGGTAAATCTTCTACTCAGGTGTACTTCACACATTCTTTAAACAAATAACTGATTTGATTTtcgtattttttttatatgtagcTCCCCGGTGGACCCAAAGCTGACTGCGAAACCTCAGCCGAAGCTCCACAGCCGGATGATGTTAATGCGGTCAAAGGTGACCATATCCAGTCGGAAGAGGACTGGTCGTTTCCGAAGATCGGTCTCATCGTCAAGGACTTGATGAGGGGCTTCGTGGAAAAGGTTCAGGTAAGGTTTTACTCCTTGACCATGTATGTAACGTGTCATGTAGGTGTTCCTGATACTAAATCGGTTTAACTTATTATCCGACAGAGGGATCTCGAGAAGGAGACCGACAACGCAGCTGCGGTAATTTCTGAGAAAACCATcgtgttgttggattctgacggGGAGACGGATGAACAGTTAATCCCGCATTCCATGAAAGTTGCATCTGGCATCGCTAGTGGAACGCCGATTGTCCCAAATCCGCCTGAGAATAGTACTCCACCCCTTGCAGGAACCGACAGCATCATGAGAAAGTTGTTTCACACACCACCATCGGCAACAAGGAATGCCAAACGGCGACGTTCCAATGATGGAACTAACAGTTCTATGCGATCTGGTTCCAGCAGGGAAAAGTCTGCCCATTCAACGAGCAAGAAGGTAACTATTCGGTAAGTTTGTTTATCGAAAACTGCGCTAACCGACTGATCTTTGACAAACATGTGTCGTAGATGAGGTTCAAGATCACTCTTGCCATGGACTTTAACAACCGACAGTCGGCCTTATTCGCGTACGTGTTCGACGGAAACCTTGATCCATGGTAAAACTCGAGCTTCGTTGTGTTTAAACCCACTTATCGCGGTTATTTTAATTCGTTAACACTTTCCTCTTACTATAGCGAGGAACTTGTCTGTATTGGAGTCAAGTCCGCGGACAGGATTGATTTACACAGCTTACTACCGGGAAATGACGTTGATGATAAGGTATGGCACCTGTTTATGCTTGTTTTGAGTAGGAAAAACACATATATGGTGTCGCGAGACATCATCGgggttttttatttattttatatttttggctATTCTTCGTTACCAGGTCATCCATCTGGTTGCCATGACTATGACCGGTGCTGAGATACTTGCCACGTCGCCCGCGTACTGGTGCTTACCGCCGTCTGTCTTGGTAAGTTAGTCCTGATCTGGCGTTGGTACTCGATATGAATTATTGCGCCATTAACGGTTGTTGACAGTCGTCGACGCACTGAGATTTATAGAACATAACTTATTTAATTCGTCAGCGTTGTCTGTGCAAGATGATATATTGAACGGGGGAGACGACAGAGTTAATGCTCAACCGTTACATAGAGAACTGGATGCGGCCATCCAGATTCCTTGAACTTGTCTGTTAAAGGAGAACTATTTGTTCATCGAAATCTAAACCAGGAACAAGTGTCTTCAGTGGATTAACTATACGTGTTTATCTTGTGCAGATTTATGTCCCCATGCAGGATGCGTTGGGCCACTGGTTTTTGATGCTCGTGTCTCTCAAAGACAAGGCAATTTACAACCTTGATTCATCGCCGAACCAGTTCGAGACGCCTCAACGGGAAGACCGGATTCGGAAAACGGTTAACTACAACTTTGATTGTAGTCTTTACTTTTAATTTGGCATACTGGCATAGCATGCAACACGGCGTGCATAAAAGCATTCTAATTTATATTCCGCGGTTCGTGCAGGCAAGGGTATTGTACAACGTGACACAAGCAGTTTACGAGAAGCACTTTATGCCCTTACCAAGCAACTTCGGAGATTTCCCGATAAGGAGCCCCATAGGGATACCTAATTGTGGGCAGAGGTACGTTATCATCAAATAAAACATGCATGTATCACAGTGATGCTTTTCACAGGTTATCCATAATACGTACTGATGGTTACTGTCTATTCGTCGGATCAATATTCAGCATGAACTCAGGGATATGGGTCATTGGGTGGCTCAACATGGGGGACAAATTCAACCCGATCATGGACGGGATTGTAAGTACGCTCAAATAAAAATGGTAGATTACGGCTATTAAATTATAGGGCCACAATAAACCCGATCGTTAACCATTTTACAGTTACGGGAGAACGAGATCAGGGCAACAACTGCGGTGAACCTGACCAGCACACCATTCAACAAACTCCGGGACCGTGTATTGGGCAAGGCAGAGTTATGGAGgatgaaaacaaagaagaacACCTAAGTCGACCGCCTGGTACTGCGTTGGCTACATGGTTCAACCAATTGTGACGCTTATGCCCCCATGTCAGAGGTAGTATTAGGTTTCTTTTTGCTTTAGTTTTATATTAGGGTACACTGCGACCATGTGTGGTGATTCAAGTTTATGTTACTCGCAAATTAAGACTTTCTGTGTTTACGGCCTTTCGTTTCATGTTTCCTCTTTCATGCATGGATGCCTATTGCAATTTCCAGGAATGATTttctttaattatatttatacatatGAATGCGATGATGATTAGTTAGAATATAATTTAGTTAGATTTAATTTTAACGCTCCTAGCCGTCGACTAAATACGCACCAGCGCGTAACGACAATTCTAATAAATGCCCTCAATTAATAACGTTATTTCTATTTACAATGCAAGTTCGTAGaatccttttttcttttttttttggaaaactAAAATAGATTTTCGCCAACGAAATTATGCGTCGGTTAAGTCCGAGGGAATTGGATTCCAAAGGGCGACCCTTATCCATAAATATACTAGCATTTCTGCTCTCAAAACCACTAGTCACTGGATAACAGCGTGTGAAGCATATACACTAGCAGGCCCCAGTCCAAGCGAAAGTTATAATGGAGCGTTTCTCTAACGCCTCCGAACTACCCTGCGACGTTTGGTTAGCCATAGCCATTAAAGTCGCGACGACATCGATTGAGGACCTGTGCAGGTTTCGTATGACGTGTTGCGTTGCACGCGATGTAGGCGACGACGATACTGTGCTCAGGATGGTTGCCATACCAGCTCCGCATGACATGAATTGGGTGTGGATACGGAACCCTATTAGGCAAAGATTTTTCGAGAGGTGCATTGAGATTGGTCACTCGGAACTTTTATTTCGGGAGGCGCTGCGGGAGCTCTACATAAGACGTAACCACGCCGTCAGATGCGAAATGCTGCAAAATACAGCAAGGAATGGGCTGGACGCTGCCAAGTACACACTTTCAACGGAGTTGTTCCTCCGAAGGGACGACAGAGACGCCAAAAAAGAAGGTTTGGAACTATTTCGCACGCTCGAAGCGGGTAACTTACTCCCCACATGTTACTCGAGTTGCTTCGCAGTCCTCACAATTTCTTAGCCAGATGAAATCCAAATGCCGGATAAGGGAGAAGAACATACAGTATGTGACTCGACCAGATGCTTGACCCGAGGCCACATGGGTCTTCTCTATGACTACCGCCGAAGGGCGGCAGAGCGGGGCTCCATCCACGGTGTCGGAGGCGCCGACCATATCCGGTGCATTCGTTGTCGTGCCGACTATGAGGTAGAACGATTCGTTGACATAGCTAGGGTTTAGGATTGTTATGCATATTAGGTTTATTATTGACATATAATATTTCGGTTTAGTATGAACGTATAATATTAGTTTtggtattgaaaatttgaaacaTCGTGTAATCAATGCTTTGTTTTTTATATATCCATTATGTAATTTTTTGTCAGTGATTTATTTTAACTAGCGGTTATCTACTTTATTATCATACAAATGTTATTTAGGTAATCGGATACTTATTACATAtagatatattaaaattatagtTAACCAACAAGAATTTTGAACAATGTCTAAATAATGTCAATTAATATGATTAAAATATTAGACTTAATTATTAG
The Arachis stenosperma cultivar V10309 chromosome 7, arast.V10309.gnm1.PFL2, whole genome shotgun sequence genome window above contains:
- the LOC130939673 gene encoding uncharacterized protein LOC130939673; its protein translation is MMPLAESLSSVDAPTPRCHCGVRSPIRTAWKCDYPGRRFYGCYGYGTSRKCSFFQWYDPEPPPCYSDVIRRLLETNEGIRSENTELKKTRQELLDELRSLQQSLYETRADLEAAISASTVIEDNMLASVTTTRKRAVLITVLISTIILLVFLPVKIA